The Brasilonema sennae CENA114 genome includes a region encoding these proteins:
- a CDS encoding fasciclin domain-containing protein, with amino-acid sequence MYISKRLSTVSSALITLGIITATASPTLVSAQIPQEITPSTTPSTTPSTTPSTTPSTTPSTTPTTSNFPDVAADYWAQPFIQALAARNVITGFPDGTYRPDQPVTRAEFAAMIQKAFNKSPVRQSTPGGFKDVPSTYWGATAITQAYESGFLSGYPGNVFRPNQQIPKVQAIVALTSGLGLTASGDASSSLGTYYTDASSIPNYAVNNVATATQDNLVVNYPNVSTLNPLAPLTRAEAAAHLYQALVKLGQVPPLANNVAAANYIVGRTTASAPTTSTDIVSVAASSNSFTILTSLLKTAGLADALQQPGPYTVFAPTDEAFSALPQQTLQQLQQPENRETLIKILRYHVVPGSLGADQLRAGNITTAEGLPLKVKVEGSNQIAVNNASVTQPNIQASNGVIHAVNRVLIPSNVSLKTQNGGGSGDGITPGRATRGVSSYIGVGGNIGLGGDSALSDGNFAVFSKIGLTRNFSVRPSAVIGDDPLILVPITFDLTQRGIGQGFSIAPYVGAGVAIETSDDADVGFLLSGGVDVPLSRRFTLTGSVNAAFLNETDVGLMLGVGYNF; translated from the coding sequence ATGTATATCTCAAAGCGTTTGTCAACAGTCAGCAGCGCATTGATAACGTTAGGAATAATTACTGCTACAGCTAGTCCTACATTAGTTTCTGCTCAAATACCTCAAGAAATAACTCCATCAACAACTCCATCGACAACTCCATCGACAACTCCATCGACGACTCCATCGACGACTCCATCAACAACTCCAACAACGAGTAACTTTCCTGATGTTGCGGCAGATTACTGGGCACAACCATTTATTCAAGCTTTAGCTGCAAGAAACGTAATAACCGGTTTTCCTGATGGTACTTATAGACCGGATCAACCTGTGACTCGTGCTGAATTTGCAGCAATGATTCAAAAAGCTTTCAACAAAAGCCCAGTTCGGCAGTCAACTCCTGGTGGATTTAAAGATGTTCCTTCTACCTATTGGGGGGCTACTGCAATTACTCAAGCCTACGAAAGCGGATTTTTATCAGGGTATCCAGGGAACGTGTTTAGACCAAATCAGCAAATTCCTAAGGTGCAGGCGATCGTTGCTTTAACAAGTGGTTTAGGTTTGACTGCTAGTGGTGATGCAAGCAGTAGTCTTGGTACTTATTACACAGATGCTAGTTCTATCCCAAACTATGCTGTGAATAATGTGGCAACTGCAACACAAGATAATCTTGTGGTTAACTATCCAAATGTGAGTACCCTCAATCCACTTGCACCTCTAACTCGTGCAGAAGCTGCAGCACATTTATATCAAGCTTTGGTTAAACTGGGACAGGTGCCACCTCTTGCGAACAATGTCGCAGCTGCTAATTATATTGTTGGTAGAACCACTGCGAGCGCTCCAACAACTAGCACAGATATTGTATCCGTTGCTGCTTCTAGTAATTCTTTTACAATCTTGACTTCTTTATTGAAAACAGCAGGTCTGGCTGATGCTCTACAACAACCAGGTCCTTACACTGTTTTCGCTCCCACCGATGAGGCATTTTCTGCTTTGCCTCAACAAACCTTACAGCAGTTGCAGCAGCCAGAAAATAGAGAAACACTGATTAAAATATTAAGATACCACGTGGTGCCTGGTAGCCTTGGTGCTGATCAACTTAGGGCTGGTAATATCACAACCGCTGAGGGCTTACCCCTAAAGGTTAAAGTCGAAGGTAGTAATCAAATTGCAGTCAATAATGCCAGCGTGACTCAGCCGAACATCCAAGCAAGCAACGGTGTGATTCATGCGGTTAACAGAGTCCTCATACCGTCTAATGTAAGTCTCAAGACACAGAATGGCGGAGGTAGTGGAGATGGTATTACGCCAGGTAGAGCCACTCGTGGTGTCTCTAGCTATATCGGAGTTGGTGGTAATATTGGCTTAGGCGGTGATTCAGCTCTTAGTGATGGGAACTTTGCAGTTTTCAGTAAAATTGGGCTAACACGAAACTTCTCGGTGCGACCTTCAGCAGTGATTGGGGATGATCCGCTCATTCTAGTTCCCATTACCTTCGACCTCACACAACGAGGAATAGGACAAGGATTTAGCATCGCGCCTTATGTAGGTGCTGGTGTTGCGATTGAAACCAGTGATGATGCTGATGTTGGTTTCCTTCTTTCTGGCGGTGTTGATGTGCCATTATCTCGTAGATTTACATTAACAGGTTCTGTGAATGCAGCTTTTCTAAATGAGACTGATGTCGGGCTGATGCTAGGAGTTGGCTACAATTTCTAA
- a CDS encoding peptidase — MSTPKSTIRTTITKTVVFQRLIVSLALAIGTALLIILTSFQSSAILVTSASPPLKPHPLPPTLTQWQDSTNSGDYFSQVSPTQVGYLVWSQFPIRVYVESTQAVNSKQAQDWVKTVSQAVQEWSVYLPLAIVEQPKDADITIVRKTPPLQTSPGSKILRARSAQTTYEMYVSKNNLLSHRFTILLSPSQTGQYLLAATRHEFGHALGIWGHSPLPSDALYFSQVRNSPPISARDVNTLKLVYEQPTSLGWSVGTFSVKNSHET, encoded by the coding sequence TTGAGTACTCCCAAAAGTACTATTAGAACTACCATTACAAAAACTGTAGTCTTCCAGCGCTTGATTGTCTCACTAGCATTAGCTATTGGTACAGCGCTGCTTATTATTTTGACCAGTTTCCAATCCAGCGCCATCCTTGTTACCTCTGCCTCACCTCCCCTCAAGCCTCATCCACTACCACCAACACTGACGCAGTGGCAAGATAGCACTAACAGCGGTGACTACTTTTCTCAAGTTAGTCCAACCCAAGTTGGTTATCTCGTTTGGTCGCAGTTTCCCATTCGGGTTTATGTAGAATCAACCCAAGCAGTTAATAGTAAACAGGCACAAGATTGGGTGAAAACCGTTTCACAAGCAGTTCAGGAGTGGAGTGTTTATTTGCCTTTGGCGATCGTTGAACAACCCAAAGACGCAGACATTACTATTGTGCGAAAAACTCCACCATTGCAAACTTCTCCTGGTAGTAAAATACTGCGTGCGCGTTCTGCTCAAACGACTTATGAAATGTACGTTAGCAAAAATAATCTTTTATCTCACCGCTTCACGATTTTGTTGAGTCCTAGCCAAACAGGACAGTATCTCCTTGCAGCCACTCGCCACGAATTTGGTCATGCATTAGGAATATGGGGACATAGTCCGCTGCCAAGCGATGCTTTATACTTTTCTCAGGTTCGCAACTCGCCGCCGATTTCTGCTAGAGATGTGAATACCTTAAAGCTGGTTTATGAACAGCCAACGAGTTTGGGATGGTCTGTAGGAACTTTCTCAGTAAAAAACAGCCACGAAACATAG
- the secG gene encoding preprotein translocase subunit SecG, which produces MTVVNVVEFIWALSAVGLIVLVLLHSPKGDGIGAIGGQAQLFSSTKSAENTLNRVTWALTAIFLGLTVVLSAGWLLPK; this is translated from the coding sequence ATGACCGTTGTTAACGTCGTAGAATTTATTTGGGCACTTTCCGCTGTTGGTCTCATTGTTTTGGTTTTGCTGCATAGTCCCAAAGGCGATGGCATAGGAGCCATTGGTGGACAAGCCCAGTTGTTCAGCAGCACAAAGAGTGCAGAAAATACATTAAACCGAGTGACTTGGGCACTCACAGCCATTTTTCTTGGTTTAACTGTGGTTTTAAGTGCTGGTTGGCTCCTCCCTAAATAA
- the tnpA gene encoding IS200/IS605 family transposase: MLKASEYKSGNHNKYLLNLHYVWCPKRRKKVLIGDVARRAKEIFYILANEKGWDILALEVAPDHIHLFIGVTPSDAPHLVIKAFKGRSSYYLRKEFPELLKLPSLWSRSYFVSSAGNVSSEVIKKYIEDQHHG; the protein is encoded by the coding sequence ATGCTAAAGGCTTCTGAGTATAAAAGCGGGAACCATAACAAGTACTTGTTAAACTTGCATTACGTCTGGTGTCCTAAACGCCGTAAAAAAGTGCTGATAGGGGATGTTGCCAGGCGTGCCAAAGAAATTTTTTACATACTTGCCAACGAAAAGGGATGGGATATTTTAGCTTTGGAAGTTGCCCCAGACCACATACATTTATTTATCGGTGTTACTCCATCCGACGCACCCCATCTGGTCATAAAAGCTTTTAAGGGTCGGTCTAGCTATTACCTTAGAAAAGAATTTCCAGAACTGCTTAAGCTGCCTAGTCTATGGTCTAGGAGTTACTTTGTTAGCAGTGCCGGAAACGTAAGTAGCGAAGTAATTAAAAAGTATATCGAAGATCAGCATCACGGTTAA
- a CDS encoding RNA-guided endonuclease InsQ/TnpB family protein → MIKTDKSLEGVLQFVCSESAKLGNCGTYYARQLYFKTGKIPSKFDLHKLLKTNPHFQALYSHVAQQCLTTIAESFKSYLGLLKAVNKGAVEQRPKLPGYRKNGLALATFPRADVKLKDGLLRFPLGSKVKIWFGLDAFYLPMPSNLKYSEIREIRILPRNQCFYAEFVYKMPDTEQPTLDKVKVLGVNPGINNWLTCVSNIGTSFIIDGRHLKSMNQNYNKRVSTLKKDKPQGFWSKQLAHITEKRNRQMRDGINKAARKVIRHCLKNKIGRVVFGWNKRQRQEINLGRKTNQTFVQIPTSRLKDRIAQLCEYYKIELTETEESYTSKASFLDNDVLPTFGEKPEGWQPSGKRVKRGLYRTANGYKLNADCNGAANIVRKVAMKLGLVVNGISRVSLSAPSKLRLWSLRESPNFVSKRASAKFA, encoded by the coding sequence TTGATAAAAACAGATAAAAGTCTAGAAGGCGTTTTACAGTTTGTTTGCTCAGAATCGGCAAAACTAGGTAATTGCGGGACGTACTACGCAAGGCAGCTTTATTTTAAGACTGGCAAGATACCTAGTAAGTTTGATTTGCACAAGTTATTAAAAACCAATCCTCATTTTCAAGCACTGTACTCTCACGTTGCTCAACAATGTTTAACCACGATCGCCGAATCTTTTAAGTCTTACTTGGGCTTGCTCAAAGCAGTTAACAAAGGTGCTGTGGAGCAACGACCAAAGTTACCTGGTTACCGCAAAAACGGTCTAGCATTAGCTACTTTTCCTCGCGCTGACGTTAAGCTCAAAGATGGTTTATTGCGGTTCCCGCTAGGTAGCAAGGTAAAAATTTGGTTTGGGTTGGACGCTTTCTACCTGCCAATGCCCTCAAATCTAAAGTACAGCGAGATTAGGGAAATTCGCATCCTACCTCGCAACCAATGCTTTTATGCTGAGTTTGTGTACAAAATGCCTGATACGGAACAACCGACGCTTGACAAAGTAAAAGTGTTAGGAGTTAATCCAGGTATTAATAATTGGCTAACTTGCGTTTCCAATATTGGAACTAGTTTTATCATTGATGGCAGACATTTAAAATCAATGAATCAAAACTACAATAAACGAGTATCCACGCTGAAAAAAGACAAACCTCAAGGCTTTTGGTCTAAGCAACTGGCGCACATAACGGAAAAGCGAAATCGCCAAATGCGAGATGGGATAAACAAAGCCGCACGCAAAGTTATTAGGCATTGCCTAAAAAACAAGATTGGTAGAGTTGTCTTTGGTTGGAATAAACGGCAGCGTCAAGAAATTAACCTTGGACGCAAAACTAACCAGACTTTTGTACAAATTCCTACATCCCGTCTTAAGGATAGGATTGCTCAATTATGTGAATACTACAAAATTGAGTTGACGGAAACAGAAGAAAGTTATACATCTAAAGCATCTTTCTTGGATAACGACGTGCTACCTACTTTCGGCGAAAAACCCGAAGGGTGGCAACCATCCGGGAAACGAGTAAAACGCGGTCTTTATAGAACTGCAAACGGATACAAACTAAATGCGGATTGCAATGGAGCCGCAAACATTGTCCGTAAAGTAGCGATGAAATTAGGACTAGTTGTTAATGGAATCAGTAGGGTGTCTTTGTCAGCACCATCGAAACTTCGTTTGTGGAGTCTTCGAGAATCTCCGAACTTTGTAAGTAAACGAGCGTCAGCGAAGTTTGCTTAG
- a CDS encoding DUF924 family protein, which produces MSQAQEILDFWFGSSGEPDYPKPKSFWFSKKPEFDEQLRIRFLIDYQKAAAGYLDDWIDSPDSCLALILLLDQFPRNVFRDTPEAFATDWEALSVAHHAVAKGYDHMLVPVQRWFIYLPFEHSENLEHQNQAVRLFQQLGDDPDSVSPIDYAVRHMQVIERFGRFPHRNKILGRISTPEEKEFLKHKSSSF; this is translated from the coding sequence ATGTCACAGGCACAAGAAATTTTAGACTTTTGGTTTGGTAGTTCTGGTGAACCAGACTATCCTAAACCAAAGTCTTTTTGGTTCAGTAAAAAACCAGAGTTTGATGAACAACTGCGAATCCGGTTTCTGATAGATTACCAAAAGGCGGCAGCAGGATATCTAGACGACTGGATCGATTCTCCTGATAGTTGTCTAGCATTGATTTTGCTGTTGGATCAGTTTCCCAGAAATGTGTTTCGTGATACTCCCGAAGCCTTTGCTACTGACTGGGAAGCACTCTCAGTCGCTCACCACGCTGTTGCAAAAGGATATGATCACATGTTGGTACCTGTACAACGCTGGTTTATTTACTTGCCTTTTGAACATAGCGAAAATCTCGAGCATCAGAATCAAGCAGTACGACTGTTTCAGCAATTGGGTGATGATCCTGATAGTGTGAGTCCCATTGATTATGCAGTGCGCCATATGCAAGTGATAGAGCGTTTTGGGCGCTTTCCTCATCGCAATAAGATTTTGGGAAGAATTTCAACTCCAGAAGAAAAGGAGTTTTTGAAGCACAAAAGCTCATCCTTTTAA
- a CDS encoding SRPBCC family protein, with protein sequence MSASFTSDSVPTNSSMPWTQDKQKLLMQGEILVQTRSHTAWGGAVTAWMYLPLMRSNVWQQITDYPRWVHYFPDVIKSEVLQSGEMKRLYQSAQKTFFFFTAQVEIYLDVVEEFGQKIQFKLQKGNFHDFTANLDLKDCGDGTLLSYTVQATPTIPIPSIFIQQAMNFELPANMRKMRQVLCKGQ encoded by the coding sequence ATGTCTGCATCCTTTACCTCAGATTCGGTTCCTACAAATTCAAGTATGCCTTGGACTCAAGATAAACAAAAATTACTGATGCAAGGTGAAATTCTGGTGCAAACGCGATCGCACACAGCTTGGGGTGGTGCTGTCACCGCTTGGATGTATTTGCCCTTAATGCGATCAAATGTTTGGCAACAGATAACAGATTACCCGCGTTGGGTACACTATTTTCCAGATGTGATCAAAAGCGAAGTTTTGCAATCTGGTGAAATGAAACGTCTGTATCAATCGGCACAAAAAACATTTTTCTTTTTCACTGCCCAAGTAGAAATTTACCTTGATGTCGTGGAAGAATTTGGGCAAAAGATACAATTTAAGCTGCAAAAAGGGAATTTTCATGATTTTACAGCCAATTTAGACCTAAAAGATTGTGGTGACGGAACTTTACTAAGCTATACTGTGCAAGCTACGCCTACCATTCCCATACCATCAATTTTCATTCAACAAGCCATGAACTTTGAATTGCCTGCGAATATGCGTAAAATGCGACAAGTTCTTTGTAAGGGTCAGTAA
- a CDS encoding hydroxysqualene dehydroxylase encodes MSKVSQDKRVVVVGAGWAGLGATVTLAKQGYQVTLLEAGSYPGGLVAGWKTSAGRSVEAGIHGFWYPYRNIFSLMNELGISPFTSWTRSSQYSPAGLEVESPIFQDLPQLPTPLGTFLYTQFKRLPLVDRLSALPLLYAIIDFDNSDQAWRRYDFITARELFKDFGVSARLYHESFEPMLLVGLFAPGEQCSAAAAIGMLYYFILAHQPDFDVVWCRGTVGEQIFRPWVERIEKSGAKVLANRRVSDLIVDDNNQVTGVVCNDEVFDADAVVFAVGITGMKKILSSSPSLQKRDEFRNLSNLGAIDVLATRLWFDRKISIKRPSNACFGFDRTTGWTFFDLNALHDEYRNEPGTVVEADFYHANQFLSLEDDEIIPIVHRYLANCVPQFRQAKVIDSSVIRLPQAVSHFAPGSYRYMLPAKTSFKNVFMSGDWIVNRHGSWSQEKAYVTGLEAANLVISYFGEGAPANILPVQADEPHIQLARTVNKSVRQIGKSILPEFWLP; translated from the coding sequence ATGTCAAAAGTATCACAAGACAAGCGAGTGGTCGTTGTTGGTGCTGGTTGGGCGGGTTTAGGCGCAACTGTAACCCTCGCAAAACAAGGGTACCAGGTGACACTATTAGAGGCTGGTTCTTATCCCGGTGGATTGGTTGCGGGTTGGAAAACATCTGCAGGACGTTCTGTAGAAGCGGGTATTCATGGCTTCTGGTATCCTTACAGAAATATCTTTTCTTTGATGAATGAACTGGGAATTAGTCCCTTTACAAGTTGGACTCGTTCATCGCAATATTCTCCAGCAGGGTTAGAAGTTGAATCACCGATTTTTCAGGACTTACCGCAACTCCCAACTCCTCTGGGAACTTTCCTTTATACACAGTTTAAACGTTTGCCACTCGTTGATCGCCTCAGCGCTCTGCCTTTGCTTTACGCGATTATTGATTTTGATAATTCTGATCAAGCTTGGCGGCGTTATGACTTTATCACTGCCCGTGAATTGTTTAAAGATTTTGGTGTTTCTGCACGACTCTACCACGAATCTTTTGAACCAATGTTATTGGTGGGCTTGTTTGCTCCTGGAGAACAGTGTTCGGCTGCAGCAGCTATAGGAATGCTTTACTATTTTATCTTGGCACATCAACCAGATTTTGATGTGGTTTGGTGCCGGGGAACTGTAGGAGAACAAATCTTCCGCCCTTGGGTAGAACGGATTGAAAAATCTGGGGCAAAAGTATTAGCAAATCGTCGAGTCAGTGACTTAATTGTTGATGACAATAATCAAGTCACAGGAGTTGTTTGCAATGATGAAGTCTTTGATGCTGATGCAGTCGTTTTTGCTGTTGGTATCACTGGAATGAAAAAGATTTTATCAAGTAGCCCCAGTTTACAAAAACGTGATGAATTTCGCAATCTCAGCAATCTAGGAGCGATTGATGTTTTAGCAACTCGGCTATGGTTTGATCGTAAGATTTCTATTAAACGTCCTTCTAATGCTTGCTTTGGGTTTGATAGAACAACGGGTTGGACATTTTTTGATTTGAACGCGTTGCATGATGAATACCGTAACGAACCGGGTACAGTTGTTGAAGCTGATTTTTATCATGCTAATCAATTTCTTTCTTTAGAAGATGACGAAATTATTCCGATAGTTCACCGTTATTTAGCAAATTGTGTGCCACAATTCCGTCAAGCCAAAGTTATTGATAGCAGCGTAATTCGTCTACCGCAGGCAGTATCTCACTTTGCTCCTGGTAGTTATCGTTATATGTTACCAGCGAAAACAAGTTTTAAAAATGTTTTTATGAGTGGTGATTGGATTGTAAACCGCCACGGTTCTTGGTCCCAAGAAAAGGCTTACGTCACAGGTTTAGAAGCAGCAAATTTAGTGATTTCCTATTTTGGAGAAGGTGCACCAGCCAATATTCTACCTGTGCAAGCGGATGAGCCACACATTCAATTGGCAAGAACAGTTAACAAAAGTGTACGTCAAATCGGTAAATCTATTTTGCCGGAATTTTGGTTACCGTAA
- a CDS encoding class I SAM-dependent methyltransferase, translated as MKSQLKDKFLTFAVTIPLILCCILLAPISIASASPSSTIYQQRVIHSPDGIGKFYMNREIAKVMGHTGASWLERPSREAEEQPSKIVSALNLKPDDVVADIGAGTGYMSFRIARVLTKGKVLAVDIQPEMLDIIKFLKKEKNITNVQPVLATLTNPNLPAESVDLALMVDAYHEFEYPREIIEGIIRGLKPGGRIVLVEYRGENPFILIKALHKMTQKQVRKEMQAVGLVWRETKNLLPQQHLIIFEKPSV; from the coding sequence ATGAAATCTCAATTAAAAGACAAATTTTTAACTTTCGCCGTAACTATCCCGTTGATCCTGTGCTGCATCCTGCTTGCTCCTATAAGCATAGCAAGTGCATCTCCATCTTCCACAATTTACCAACAACGGGTCATTCACAGTCCCGATGGTATTGGTAAATTTTACATGAATCGAGAAATAGCCAAAGTTATGGGACATACAGGAGCATCTTGGTTAGAACGACCAAGTCGAGAGGCTGAAGAACAACCAAGCAAAATCGTTAGCGCCCTTAACTTGAAACCCGACGATGTTGTGGCAGATATTGGTGCTGGAACAGGTTACATGAGCTTTCGTATTGCTCGCGTTTTAACAAAAGGAAAAGTCCTAGCTGTGGATATTCAGCCAGAAATGCTGGATATTATTAAGTTCTTGAAGAAAGAGAAAAATATCACCAATGTTCAACCTGTCTTGGCAACTCTGACTAACCCCAATCTACCAGCAGAAAGTGTTGACTTGGCTTTGATGGTGGATGCTTATCACGAGTTTGAGTACCCACGAGAAATCATCGAAGGAATTATCCGGGGGCTAAAACCCGGTGGTAGGATAGTACTGGTTGAATATCGAGGTGAAAATCCCTTTATTCTGATTAAAGCTTTGCATAAAATGACTCAAAAACAAGTACGAAAAGAAATGCAAGCTGTTGGTTTGGTTTGGCGGGAAACTAAAAACTTGTTACCCCAACAACATTTGATCATATTTGAAAAACCCTCTGTGTGA
- a CDS encoding metallophosphoesterase codes for MKFIFDPPVPVKVQKMKERVRWGDASVVERGIDQTSMVLDDGNSDNPEFSFIVIGDSGTTEHQGHHPQRKIAELMLAHQEESRFVLHTGDVIYVVGSHEYYPTNFIEPYREFLVGGENPKRIPYDRMVFNLPILPVLGNHDYYDVPGIYRFIAGGTRSLRRLLGYKNVEIGWHGSYKGDAYARAFLDYLKGFDSDEELERHLDEHYTAKTDTGHCLRYEPGRFTRLPNRYYTFRYGGIDFFALDSNTFNEPSPLPATKEGEAERRELVHRQHEIEQEEIQILEICEKLNPEIPEEAEQLDALKAKLYQIDEIKIDIEKQLESDESSVVDFEQLNWLKQRLILSWNTEEVRGRIIYFHHPPYVTEATKWHQAQTLAVRRCLRWVFDQVANTLGSMTQGRPIVDLILNGHAHCLEHLRTTDTGHADSNINCIISGGSGHYPRRQRNEGPELMETFDYLPGNPYRKVADSFLFIGRNGYDEHLRRPYSFVRIDVKGGRPPKLIVRPFVIERFMGEWCDRHVEPFVI; via the coding sequence ATGAAATTCATATTTGATCCACCAGTTCCTGTGAAAGTCCAAAAGATGAAGGAACGGGTACGGTGGGGAGATGCGAGTGTTGTCGAACGTGGCATTGACCAAACCAGCATGGTTTTAGATGATGGTAACTCGGATAATCCAGAATTCTCTTTCATAGTTATAGGTGATAGCGGCACTACAGAACATCAAGGACATCACCCGCAACGCAAAATTGCTGAATTGATGCTTGCTCATCAAGAGGAGAGCCGTTTTGTTCTGCATACGGGTGATGTCATTTATGTGGTGGGATCTCATGAGTATTACCCGACTAACTTTATTGAACCTTACCGCGAGTTTCTTGTGGGTGGCGAAAATCCTAAACGCATCCCGTACGATCGCATGGTCTTTAACCTACCAATTCTGCCAGTTCTGGGTAATCATGATTATTACGATGTTCCGGGGATATATCGGTTTATTGCTGGAGGTACGCGATCGCTGCGTCGCCTACTTGGCTATAAAAATGTCGAGATCGGCTGGCATGGATCTTATAAAGGTGATGCTTATGCACGGGCGTTTCTTGACTATCTCAAAGGATTTGACTCTGATGAAGAGTTGGAACGTCATTTAGATGAGCATTACACTGCAAAGACTGACACGGGACACTGTTTACGTTATGAACCCGGACGTTTCACCCGCTTACCCAACCGCTACTACACTTTTCGTTACGGTGGGATCGACTTTTTCGCCCTCGACTCCAATACTTTTAATGAACCGTCACCACTTCCAGCGACAAAAGAGGGAGAAGCCGAACGCCGCGAATTGGTGCATCGTCAGCATGAGATAGAACAAGAGGAAATCCAAATTCTGGAAATATGCGAGAAGCTTAATCCAGAGATTCCTGAAGAAGCCGAACAACTTGATGCCCTCAAAGCGAAACTATACCAAATCGATGAGATCAAAATTGATATTGAAAAACAACTTGAATCTGATGAGTCGTCAGTCGTAGACTTTGAACAACTAAACTGGCTGAAGCAAAGACTGATTTTATCTTGGAATACAGAAGAAGTGCGCGGACGTATTATTTATTTTCATCATCCTCCTTACGTCACGGAAGCGACCAAATGGCATCAAGCACAAACGTTAGCAGTTCGCCGCTGTCTGCGTTGGGTGTTTGATCAAGTTGCAAATACCCTTGGTTCGATGACTCAAGGTCGTCCAATTGTCGATTTGATTTTAAATGGTCATGCACACTGTTTGGAACACCTTCGCACAACAGACACCGGACATGCTGACTCGAATATTAACTGTATCATCTCTGGTGGAAGCGGTCATTATCCCCGTCGTCAACGCAATGAAGGACCAGAATTGATGGAGACTTTTGATTATCTTCCAGGTAATCCTTACCGTAAAGTTGCTGATTCATTCCTTTTTATTGGTCGCAATGGATACGATGAGCACCTGCGACGACCATACTCTTTCGTGCGTATTGATGTTAAAGGTGGACGCCCACCGAAGCTTATTGTTAGACCATTTGTGATTGAACGGTTTATGGGAGAGTGGTGCGATCGCCATGTAGAACCATTCGTAATTTAA